Proteins from one Oncorhynchus masou masou isolate Uvic2021 chromosome 12, UVic_Omas_1.1, whole genome shotgun sequence genomic window:
- the arr3a gene encoding arrestin 3a, retinal (X-arrestin), which yields LRLYKKTSGNGTLTLYLGKRDYVDHVQNVDPIEGVVKLDPAGLAGRKVFVKLACAFHYGREDLDVIGLSFRKDIWVKHIQLYPDAGHKPNLTPMHVCLLKKAGEQGRAFTFDIATNLPCSVTLQPGQDNAGKACGVDFEVKTYIATEADPEEKLDRKDTARMAIRKIQFAPDATGAPGPRADICKSFMMSDKPVHLQASLEKEIYYHGDPIDVNIKVKNETSRTVTKIKIIVEQTTDVVLYSADKYTKTVLSQDFGETIDANSTFNKSLAITPLLAENKKKRGLALEGRLKDEDTNLASNTIIRPGMDKEVLGILVSYKIKVNLMVSSGGLLGGLTASDIQVELPLILMHPKPQAVEKRKMDCKDVWSNAVDSCSD from the exons CTAAGGTTATACAAAAAAACCTCTGGGAATGGCACA CTCACCCTTTATCTGGGAAAGAGAGACTATGTCGACCATGTTCAGAATGTCGACCCTATCG AGGGAGTGGTGAAACTTGATCCTGCAGGCCTTGCGGGCAGGAAAG tgtttgtgaaGCTGGCGTGTGCCTTCCATTACGGCCGCGAGGACCTGGATGTCATTGGACTGTCCTTTAGGAAAGACATCTGGGTCAAGCACATCCAGTTGTACCCTGATGCTGGCCACAAACCCAACCTCACTCCCATGCACGTTTGCCTGCTCAAGAAGGCAGGAGAGCAGGGTCGTGCCTTCACTTTCGATATTGCCACAAACCTTCCCTGCTCTGTCACACTCCAGCCAGGACAAGATAATGCTGGAAAG GCTTGCGGTGTGGACTTTGAAGTCAAGACGTACATTGCAACTGAGGCAGACCCCGAAGAGAAACTTGATAGGAA GGACACTGCCCGCATGGCCATCCGTAAGATCCAGTTTGCCCCAGACGCGACTGGTGCTCCTGGGCCCAGGGCCGACATCTGCAAGAGCTTCATGATGTCGGACAAGCCTGTCCACCTACAGGCCTCGCTGGAAAAGGAG ATCTACTATCATGGAGATCCGATCGACGTCAACATCAAAGTCAAAAATGAAACCTCCAGAACAGTGACAAAAATCAAAATCATAG TTGAGCAGACTACAGACGTGGTTCTCTACTCCGCAGACAAATACACCAAAACCGTACTTTCTCAAGACTTTGG AGAGACAATAGATGCCAATAGCACATTCAATAAATCCCTTGCCATCACCCCCCTACTGGCCGAAAACAAGAAGAAGCGCGGCCTGGCTCTGGAAGGCAGACTGAAGGACGAGGACACGAACCTGGCCTCCAACACTAT AATTAGACCCGGTATGGATAAGGAAGTGTTGGGAATCTTGGTCTCCTACAAAATCAAGGTCAACTTGATGGTGTCTTCAGGAGG CTTGTTGGGAGGTCTCACAGCCAGTGACATACAGGTGGAGCTCCCGCTGATTCTCATGCATCCCAAACCCCAAG cagtagagaAAAGAAAGATGGACTGCAAAGACGTATGGAGCAACGCCGTTGACAGCTGCTCAGATTGA